The following are from one region of the Magallana gigas chromosome 6, xbMagGiga1.1, whole genome shotgun sequence genome:
- the LOC105324071 gene encoding ribosome-releasing factor 2, mitochondrial isoform X1 gives MTLLKLNKLFINRSLRSFITPRKYSSFHGANNKATEDVRDLRNIGIIAHIDAGKTTTTERMLYYSGFTKHLGDVDHGDTVTDYMEEERNRGITINSAVVTYHWNKHRVNLIDTPGHVDFTIEVERSVRVLDGAVTILDASAGVEAQTVTVWKQASKHHVPSLIYLNKLDKMGVSVELCLESIRQRLHIEPFLINFPYGPDLQKFQGLVDIVEMAKYEWDLAKSPDGRKFSVHPLTEKSDGKIWEYAMKERSNLIGQLSNTDEKIADEVLLVDSIDKIKTEFVRKALRNATMKRQLTPVLCGSSLKNKGVQPLMNAIYDYLPSPSDREFPFLEYYGSDLCAYAFKTIHDQQKNPQTFFRIYSGVMHSGSDIQNLNRHCKEKVKTLSRILANDYHRITAAHQGDIVCVSGLTETRTGDTVTSKEGLARIRPMLRQYEHRHHEEEEGDSSHDLESHDDLDHDVVLAGLQVPSPVYFCSVEPPSMASQKDLDLALECLQREDPSLKVEVNQETGQTILSGMGELHLEVIKHRILSEFKVDAYMGPLQIAYRETIEDKVTHTETLESTVGGSKHHAGITLTVSPSTDANRKRNVLFKPLEEKSFMMTPKFRKMYKSAIENAVKTSLSYGPILNFPVINVDVIIHNADLSFDASPNVVAAAVSKCIYSALKRATLHLLEPVMNLEITANQDFSSTVLHDLSTRRAKIERVTQKDDMKVIQATVPLSELRHYSNTLRKITHGQTSLSMEFSHYEEMSEAEKNKAIEEVTGFPVSPELFDSKE, from the exons ATGACACTGCTTAAACTCAATAAACTGTTCATAAATAGGTCCCTAAGATCATTCATTACACCTAGAAAATATTCATCTTTCCATGGGGCAAATAATAAAGCTACTGAAGATGTGCGAGACTTACGGAACATTGGAATCATCGCCCATATCGACGCCGGGAAAACTACAACCACGGAGAGAATGTTGTACTACTCTGGGTTTACCAAACACCTAG GGGATGTGGACCACGGGGACACTGTGACAGATTACATGGAGGAGGAGAGAAACCGGGGCATAACAATTAACTCAGCTGTTGTGACCTATCACTGGAATAAGCACAGGGTCAATCTAATTGACACACCAG ggCATGTAGATTTCACGATTGAAGTAGAAAGGTCTGTCCGAGTTTTAGACGGAGCAGTAACGATTCTTGATGCTTCTGCTG gtGTTGAAGCTCAGACTGTCACTGTGTGGAAGCAAGCCAGCAAGCACCATGTTCCGTCCCTCATTTACTTGAACAAACTAGACAAAATGGGAGTCAGTGTAGAACTTTGTTTGGAGTCCATCAGACAAAGACTGCACATTGAACCATTTCTTATCAACTTTCCCTATGGACCTGATTTACAGAAATTTCAAGGATTAGTAGACATTGTTGAAATGGCTAAATACGAATGGGACTTAGCAAAATCTCCCGATGGAAGAAAATTCTCTGTTCATCCACTAACAGAGAAGAGTGATGGTAAAATTTGGGAGTATGCAATGAAAGAAAGGTCTAATTTGATTGGTCAACTAAGTAACACTGATGAGAAAATAGCAGATGAGGTTCTATTGGTAGACAGTATAGATAAGATCAAAACTGAATTTGTGAGGAAAGCTCTAAGAAATGCAACAATGAAAAGACAATTAACTCCTGTTCTATGTGGATCCTCCTTAAAGAATAAAGGAGTCCAGCCTCTGATGAATGCTATCTATGACTATCTACCCAGTCCGAGTGATCGGGAATTTCCATTTCTTGAGTATTATGGATCAGATCTTTGTGCATACGCTTTTAAAACTATTCATGACCAGCAAAAAAATCCTCAGACCTTCTTTAGGATTTACTCAGGAGTTATGCATTCAGGGAGTGACATTCAGAACCTTAATAGGCATTGTAAAGAGAAAGTGAAAACATTGTCTAGAATATTGGCCAACGATTATCACAGAATAACAGCAGCTCATCAAGGAGACATTGTTTGTGTGTCTGGACTTACTGAG ACCAGAACAGGAGACACTGTTACTTCCAAAGAAGGGTTGGCCCGAATCAGACCCATGCTGAGGCAGTATGAGCACAGGCATCATGAGGAGGAGGAGGGCGATTCTTCACACGACCTTGAGAGTCATGATGACCTTGATCATGATGTGGTGCTAGCCGGTCTGCAGGTGCCCTCGCCTGTTTACTTTTGTTCTGTGGAACCTCCTTCAATGGCTAGCCAGAaagaccttgaccttgcctTAGAATGTCTTCAGAGAGAGGACCCTAGTCTCAAG GTGGAGGTGAACCAAGAGACGGGCCAGACCATCCTGTCTGGGATGGGAGAGTTGCATCTGGAGGTCATCAAACACCGCATACTGTCAGAGTTCAAGGTCGATGCCTACATGGGTCCCCTGCAAATCGCATACAGAGAGACCATTGAGGACAAGGTCACCCACACAGAGACCCTGGAGAGTACGGTCGGGGGAAGTAAACACCACGCAGGCATCACCCTGACGGTCAGTCCCAGTACAGATGCAAACAGGAAGAGGAACGTGCTGTTTAAACCGCTGGAAGAAAAGTCGTTTATGATGACGCCAAAGTTCAGGAAGATGTACAAGTCTGCTATTGAAAATGCTGTGAAAACCTCTCTCTCTTATG GTCCAATATTGAATTTCCCAGTAATAAATGTGGATGTCATTATCCACAATGCGGATTTGTCTTTTGATGCCTCTCCCAACGTGGTCGCAGCGGCTGTTTCCAAATGTATCTATTCAGCATTAAAGAGAGCCACACTCCACCTACTGGAACCAGTAATGAATCTAGAA ATTACAGCAAATCAGGACTTTTCTTCCACCGTTCTCCACGATTTGTCCACCAGACGGGCCAAGATAGAACGTGTGACCCAGAAGGATGACATGAAGGTCATTCAGGCCACGGTTCCTCTGTCCGAACTGAGGCACTACTCCAACACCCTCCGGAAGATCACCCACGGACAAACCTCCCTCAGCATGGAGTTTTCTCATTACGAGGAGATGTCCGAGGCAGAGAAGAACAAGGCCATTGAGGAGGTCACTGGGTTCCCAGTCAGCCCCGAGTTGTTTGACAGCAAGGAGTAG
- the LOC117688923 gene encoding serine-rich adhesin for platelets-like: MEFPVEGNYTPNFTESECSIRIPGIAWNEESPRSFRETPRITSPNKDSRDGRVQAFSAQRTSDTPRPTEELPSVESIIERVCSQICNDLRMSGVLKDEIVAARVYSELSSRCIRRSTDPDGSTPASGRSSAINGSRAGQNNGGKSSNGDRASAVSKTSSKRSVVKPANSLSTRREESRNSSKNNRVRSSASNESRIEQNNGCSPTDDDRDSVVSTATTERSAVKSAKSLKKRNEKSSQENRNSSKSSHVSSRAGSARSDIGSTSRSSSLVSRDLTRSGTPARGQRGSSANSVSSRGRVLESSMNKDRQTPSPSIKQIYSPSIQSTQSTPRSTGSKSSENVQYRRKSIQSGSKQDTEIVPLDQPKPQNNESSTSVGKEYASSRSNASHIPVRTRTPRVKDFAQITCNEDKIRQDSPPIVYSVTNSPSGIFGNKVHSKSVDTEILVKDDKRKMDFSSQVSFTMSSVGGVASSSNEGANNEKRIDETKDKSPKLASEKSSTSQTSMGVSSGRSSKIPIRSVTPKRTETANAKAKDNAKRMSKEKLEDSNTSVIESVKNVSSRENKTSDAIVNKMKKKASVPKAGHKKEENTQMNALERRKAYEEKRKLERKGALTAKSAKKTKIASEKQINNTGDKDELQNKARKDPIVSTEVPITKKKLCHNEDSFTYEDDFEPIEEEERNVHHESAVDTGIVDRALAKSPESKIEMKSVNYDIKHETSVRDDHTEGKPDSTPRLNFMTDKEIHDWQVDTVHGRFAADGGRAYPSSTLSDVDFGYLGPPTSNDLVQSQSGYHPGYCLTHMHPSIAHVYDNLDQIPEYKRMKEKTKRKAGKRSSYADENEHVRRKPSNAKKKTTVGYVPGYGAVRVMKEDVGQAYPGGRKRTSSNTSFPVIENQPKHGRTQRPVVGYVPGYGPVRGQPVPLFPEVPSERVVLPPLDFGQACSCNGDVKRSKKGREKKRSEDLLENRARAKPFNTYVDEEASRRFERQYARHR; this comes from the coding sequence ATGGAATTTCCTGTGGAAGGAAATTACACCCCAAACTTCACTGAGTCGGAGTGTTCTATTAGAATTCCGGGTATCGCTTGGAATGAAGAAAGCCCCAGGTCTTTTAGAGAGACACCCAGAATTACTTCCCCAAACAAGGACTCCAGAGATGGTCGTGTTCAGGCATTCAGTGCCCAGAGAACAAGTGATACACCCAGACCAACTGAGGAATTACCCTCTGTAGAGTCCATCATTGAGCGCGTGTGCAGCCAGATTTGCAATGACCTAAGAATGAGTGGTGTACTAAAAGATGAGATAGTGGCTGCACGAGTATACAGCGAGCTCTCAAGCCGCTGTATTCGAAGAAGCACCGATCCAGATGGATCAACTCCAGCTAGTGGCAGATCGTCTGCCATCAACGGATCAAGAGCCGGGCAGAACAATGGCGGCAAATCGTCTAATGGTGACCGAGCTTCTGCTGTATCAAAAACATCATCAAAGCGTTCAGTCGTCAAACCAGCAAATTCTCTCAGCACAAGAAGAGAAGAGAGCAGAAACTCAAGCAAGAACAACCGTGTGCGAAGTTCTGCCAGCAACGAATCAAGGATTGAGCAGAACAATGGCTGTAGCCCAACTGATGACGACCGGGATTCTGTTGTATCTACAGCAACCACTGAGCGTTCAGCCGTCAAATCAGCAAAGTCCCTCAAGAAGAGGAATGAAAAATCATCCCAAGAAAACAGAAACTCGAGCAAAAGTAGCCATGTGAGTTCTCGTGCAGGAAGCGCCCGTTCAGATATTGGATCCACTTCGAGATCATCCAGTTTGGTGTCGAGAGATTTGACGAGAAGTGGAACACCAGCACGTGGACAGCGTGGTTCATCAGCTAACAGTGTCAGTTCTAGAGGACGCGTTCTAGAATCCAGCATGAACAAAGATAGACAAACTCCATCGCCTTCTATCAAACAAATCTACTCACCTTCTATACAGAGCACCCAGAGTACCCCAAGATCTACTGGGAGCAAAAGTTCTGAAAATGTTCAATACCGTCGAAAATCAATTCAGTCTGGTTCAAAACAGGATACGGAAATTGTACCGCTGGACCAACCAAAGCCACAAAACAACGAATCGTCCACTTCTGTTGGAAAAGAGTATGCCTCTAGTCGAAGCAATGCAAGCCATATACCAGTCAGAACCAGAACGCCACGTGTCAAAGACTTTGCACAGATCACATGCAATGAAGACAAAATTAGACAAGATTCCCCGCCTATCGTATACAGTGTAACGAATTCTCCAAGCGGAATTTTCGGTAATAAAGTACACAGCAAATCAGTAGACACTGAAATACTAGTAAAAGACGATAAAAGAAAAATGGACTTCAGTTCACAAGTGTCGTTCACCATGTCCAGTGTTGGTGGGGTCGCTTCTTCTTCAAATGAGGGTGCAAACAATGAGAAGAGGATTGATGAAACAAAGGACAAGTCACCGAAACTTGCTTCAGAAAAGTCAAGTACATCCCAGACTTCAATGGGTGTTTCGTCTGGTCGATCCAGCAAAATACCAATACGATCTGTCACGCCGAAAAGAACAGAGACTGCAAATGCCAAAGCAAAGGATAATGCAAAGAGAATGTCCAAGGAGAAACTTGAAGACTCCAACACTAGTGTCATAGAGAGCGTTAAAAATGTGTCTAGcagagaaaacaaaacatcagatgcaattgttaataaaatgaaaaagaaagcaAGCGTCCCAAAAGCAGGTCACAAGAAAGAGGAAAATACTCAGATGAATGCTTTGGAAAGAAGAAAGGCTTATGAAGAAAAACGGAAACTCGAAAGGAAGGGAGCTCTCACTGCGAAGTCTGCAAAGAAAACTAAAATAGCCTCTGAAAAACAGATCAACAACACTGGAGACAAAGATGAACTCCAAAATAAAGCACGAAAAGACCCTATTGTCAGCACCGAAGTCCCTATCACCAAGAAAAAACTTTGTCACAATGAAGACAGTTTCACGTATGAAGATGACTTTGAACCGATTGAGGAAGAAGAAAGAAATGTACATCATGAGTCGGCTGTTGATACTGGGATCGTTGACAGAGCTCTTGCAAAATCTCCAGAGTCTAAAATTGAGATGAAGTCTGTCAACTACGATATCAAACATGAAACATCTGTTAGAGATGATCATACCGAGGGAAAACCCGACAGCACACCCCGCCTCAACTTCATGACCGATAAAGAGATTCACGATTGGCAAGTGGACACAGTGCATGGACGATTTGCGGCAGACGGTGGCCGAGCTTATCCCAGCAGCACGCTATCAGATGTAGATTTTGGATATCTTGGTCCCCCTACCTCCAATGATCTGGTCCAGAGTCAATCAGGCTACCATCCCGGGTATTGTCTCACACACATGCATCCTAGCATTGCACACGTCTATGATAACTTGGATCAGATTCCCGAATACAAAAGAATGAAAGAGAAAACCAAAAGGAAGGCTGGAAAGAGATCTTCTTATGCTGATGAAAACGAGCACGTTCGACGTAAGCCGTCCAACGCTAAAAAGAAAACCACTGTGGGTTACGTTCCCGGATATGGAGCTGTCCGTGTGATGAAGGAAGACGTCGGACAAGCGTATCCGGGAGGGAGAAAGCGTACTTCCAGCAATACGTCATTTCCTGTCATCGAGAATCAGCCCAAACATGGCCGGACACAGAGGCCGGTTGTGGGGTACGTTCCGGGATACGGACCAGTTCGAGGACAACCCGTCCCACTTTTCCCGGAAGTGCCTTCAGAGAGAGTCGTGCTGCCTCCGTTAGATTTTGGTCAGGCCTGTAGTTGTAATGGTGACGTCAAGAGGAGCAAGAAAGGTCGTGAAAAGAAGAGAAGCGAGGATCTGTTGGAGAATCGTGCTCGAGCCAAGCCGTTCAATACTTATGTGGACGAGGAAGCGTCAAGAAGATTTGAACGCCAGTATGCTAGGCATCGATAA
- the LOC105324071 gene encoding ribosome-releasing factor 2, mitochondrial isoform X2 produces MLILVKDMLSSNMLITAFKKNSCTELDERDVDHGDTVTDYMEEERNRGITINSAVVTYHWNKHRVNLIDTPGHVDFTIEVERSVRVLDGAVTILDASAGVEAQTVTVWKQASKHHVPSLIYLNKLDKMGVSVELCLESIRQRLHIEPFLINFPYGPDLQKFQGLVDIVEMAKYEWDLAKSPDGRKFSVHPLTEKSDGKIWEYAMKERSNLIGQLSNTDEKIADEVLLVDSIDKIKTEFVRKALRNATMKRQLTPVLCGSSLKNKGVQPLMNAIYDYLPSPSDREFPFLEYYGSDLCAYAFKTIHDQQKNPQTFFRIYSGVMHSGSDIQNLNRHCKEKVKTLSRILANDYHRITAAHQGDIVCVSGLTETRTGDTVTSKEGLARIRPMLRQYEHRHHEEEEGDSSHDLESHDDLDHDVVLAGLQVPSPVYFCSVEPPSMASQKDLDLALECLQREDPSLKVEVNQETGQTILSGMGELHLEVIKHRILSEFKVDAYMGPLQIAYRETIEDKVTHTETLESTVGGSKHHAGITLTVSPSTDANRKRNVLFKPLEEKSFMMTPKFRKMYKSAIENAVKTSLSYGPILNFPVINVDVIIHNADLSFDASPNVVAAAVSKCIYSALKRATLHLLEPVMNLEITANQDFSSTVLHDLSTRRAKIERVTQKDDMKVIQATVPLSELRHYSNTLRKITHGQTSLSMEFSHYEEMSEAEKNKAIEEVTGFPVSPELFDSKE; encoded by the exons ATGCTGATATTGGTAAAGGACATGCTTAGCAGCAATATGCTGATcacagcatttaaaaaaaatagctgcACTGAGTTAGACGAAA GGGATGTGGACCACGGGGACACTGTGACAGATTACATGGAGGAGGAGAGAAACCGGGGCATAACAATTAACTCAGCTGTTGTGACCTATCACTGGAATAAGCACAGGGTCAATCTAATTGACACACCAG ggCATGTAGATTTCACGATTGAAGTAGAAAGGTCTGTCCGAGTTTTAGACGGAGCAGTAACGATTCTTGATGCTTCTGCTG gtGTTGAAGCTCAGACTGTCACTGTGTGGAAGCAAGCCAGCAAGCACCATGTTCCGTCCCTCATTTACTTGAACAAACTAGACAAAATGGGAGTCAGTGTAGAACTTTGTTTGGAGTCCATCAGACAAAGACTGCACATTGAACCATTTCTTATCAACTTTCCCTATGGACCTGATTTACAGAAATTTCAAGGATTAGTAGACATTGTTGAAATGGCTAAATACGAATGGGACTTAGCAAAATCTCCCGATGGAAGAAAATTCTCTGTTCATCCACTAACAGAGAAGAGTGATGGTAAAATTTGGGAGTATGCAATGAAAGAAAGGTCTAATTTGATTGGTCAACTAAGTAACACTGATGAGAAAATAGCAGATGAGGTTCTATTGGTAGACAGTATAGATAAGATCAAAACTGAATTTGTGAGGAAAGCTCTAAGAAATGCAACAATGAAAAGACAATTAACTCCTGTTCTATGTGGATCCTCCTTAAAGAATAAAGGAGTCCAGCCTCTGATGAATGCTATCTATGACTATCTACCCAGTCCGAGTGATCGGGAATTTCCATTTCTTGAGTATTATGGATCAGATCTTTGTGCATACGCTTTTAAAACTATTCATGACCAGCAAAAAAATCCTCAGACCTTCTTTAGGATTTACTCAGGAGTTATGCATTCAGGGAGTGACATTCAGAACCTTAATAGGCATTGTAAAGAGAAAGTGAAAACATTGTCTAGAATATTGGCCAACGATTATCACAGAATAACAGCAGCTCATCAAGGAGACATTGTTTGTGTGTCTGGACTTACTGAG ACCAGAACAGGAGACACTGTTACTTCCAAAGAAGGGTTGGCCCGAATCAGACCCATGCTGAGGCAGTATGAGCACAGGCATCATGAGGAGGAGGAGGGCGATTCTTCACACGACCTTGAGAGTCATGATGACCTTGATCATGATGTGGTGCTAGCCGGTCTGCAGGTGCCCTCGCCTGTTTACTTTTGTTCTGTGGAACCTCCTTCAATGGCTAGCCAGAaagaccttgaccttgcctTAGAATGTCTTCAGAGAGAGGACCCTAGTCTCAAG GTGGAGGTGAACCAAGAGACGGGCCAGACCATCCTGTCTGGGATGGGAGAGTTGCATCTGGAGGTCATCAAACACCGCATACTGTCAGAGTTCAAGGTCGATGCCTACATGGGTCCCCTGCAAATCGCATACAGAGAGACCATTGAGGACAAGGTCACCCACACAGAGACCCTGGAGAGTACGGTCGGGGGAAGTAAACACCACGCAGGCATCACCCTGACGGTCAGTCCCAGTACAGATGCAAACAGGAAGAGGAACGTGCTGTTTAAACCGCTGGAAGAAAAGTCGTTTATGATGACGCCAAAGTTCAGGAAGATGTACAAGTCTGCTATTGAAAATGCTGTGAAAACCTCTCTCTCTTATG GTCCAATATTGAATTTCCCAGTAATAAATGTGGATGTCATTATCCACAATGCGGATTTGTCTTTTGATGCCTCTCCCAACGTGGTCGCAGCGGCTGTTTCCAAATGTATCTATTCAGCATTAAAGAGAGCCACACTCCACCTACTGGAACCAGTAATGAATCTAGAA ATTACAGCAAATCAGGACTTTTCTTCCACCGTTCTCCACGATTTGTCCACCAGACGGGCCAAGATAGAACGTGTGACCCAGAAGGATGACATGAAGGTCATTCAGGCCACGGTTCCTCTGTCCGAACTGAGGCACTACTCCAACACCCTCCGGAAGATCACCCACGGACAAACCTCCCTCAGCATGGAGTTTTCTCATTACGAGGAGATGTCCGAGGCAGAGAAGAACAAGGCCATTGAGGAGGTCACTGGGTTCCCAGTCAGCCCCGAGTTGTTTGACAGCAAGGAGTAG